The Rhodothermaceae bacterium genomic interval TCTTAAGTATTTCGTGAGTGTTTTCAATTCTGATGATGCCATTGACTGGGACCAGGGTTGGCGCGGAAAGGGGCAGTTCTGGTTTGTGCTTCAGGCACCAGATAAAGCTGGCGCTGCCGCTGAGCAGGATGGTGCAGGTGGAGATGAATTCTTCAAACCCTACGCGATCCCACGAATCTACAATGTTACCTATGTCGGCGCCGGATCGGATGCTTCCCCCGAATCAGATCGCGGCGAAATGCTCATGTTCCGTGATAATACAGGCGGGTTCTACCATAACTCAATCTTCACCCAGTTCAACACAGATAAGGGAGGACATGCACTCCAGATTGAGGACATTGATAAAACCGGTAGCACGACGGAAGACAGCCGACGACGGTTTGAAACAGGCGATCTTGGACTGACCCATAATATCTGGTGGGACTTCGGTGTCGGACCTGAGCTGACCTCTTGGGTTGCAGGCTCCGATCAGGGATTTGTAGCCGCTGTAGTTTCTTACCTTACATCCAATGGCAACACTGCAGCGGATCCGCAGCTACGAGGAATTGAACGTGGCACCGAAGGAACTGGAATGCTTGACCCAAGGCCACATGCCGGGAGCCCCGCATTCACCAATCCCAGAGCCAGCTATCCTGAAAATGATGCTTTCTTTTCTGCTACCGACTATATCGGTGCATTTGGCCACTCAAATTGGCTCAGCGGATGGACCGCACTAGATGAACTCGGATACTTGACAGATCTTGCGACTTCAGTTGAAGGGGCCTTCACAGAAGAATTACCTTCTGAGATTTCGCTTGACCAGAATTATCCCAATCCATTTAATCCCATCACCACGATCAAATTCAACCTTGATTACACACAGAACATAACCCTTGGAGTGTACGACCTTAGGGGTCGGCAGATAGCTCAGTTGATCAACGCTCCAAAAACGGCGGGCACTTATCGTGTCACGTTTGACGGAAGTCAACTCGCAAGCGGATTGTATATTTACCAACTGCAGACCGAGAACCAGGTATTTACTCGCAAAATGACACTACTCAAATAGGGCCGAATAATCTATATGGTACGAAAAGACCAGGTTTCTCCCATGTGAGGAGCCCGGTCTTTTAACTTTACCTCCATCATGGCAGAGACTACCCAGAAAGATCCTTCTGGAATCAAACGCTTTACCCCACTGCTCCCGGTACTCGGACTACTGGGCGTATTGTTTTGCTTTTTTGTGAGCCTAGAGCTTATGGGGACCTCCATGAAACTTCTAGGGAAAGGATTTGCGGCGCAATTGATTGAGACGACGAGCAACCCATTTGTTGCACTCTTTATCGGGATTCTCGCTACCTCCTTAGTCCAAAGCTCCTCAACGGTCACCTCTCTGGTAGTATCTGCAGTGGCTGGTGGCGGCCTTACTGTTGCAGGTGCAATTCCAATCGTTCTTGGGGCAAATGTTGGCACCAGTGTGACAAATACAATCGTTTCATTAGGCCATATTGCAAGAAAGGATGAGTTTGGAAGAGCTATGGGGGCGGCGACGGTTCATGATTTTTTTAACCTGCTGGCAGTCATACTCTTTTTTCCTCTTGAGTTGGCCTTCGGATTTCTATCGAAATCATCTGCCGCCCTCACAGAGGGAGTCACGGGTGTAGGTGGAGCAGAACTATTCGACTTTGTCGGCCAGATGACTGCACCAGTCGTGGATAGCCTAGTTCAGTTGATGCTGAATTCAGGCGTGCTCGTGCTGATCCTCGGAGTTCTTCTACTATTTCTATCCTTGCGCTATCTGGTTGTCCTCCTGCGATCGTTGTTTCTTGGACGTTCCGAACGGCTCATCAATAAGTACCTGTTCGGACCTGCTCCTATCGCTTTGATATTTGGTACACTCGTAACCATCATGGTGCAGAGTTCCTCCATTACGACCTCGATCACTGTCCCATTAGTTGGTGCAGGCATCGTTACCGTTGCGCAAATTTTTCCCTTCGTGTTGGGTGCAAATATCGGCACGACCATCACTGCGTTGCTTGCCGCTCTCGTTCTGGCAAGTGGAGGCGATACACTCGGGATCGCTGCTCTACAGGTAGCCCTTGCTCATCTAATCTTCAATTGTTGCGGCGTGCTCACTTTTCTTCCGGTTAAAAAATTACGAGGAATCCCAATTATGATGGCCGAGCATTTGGGGGCATTGGTTGTAAAAAATCGTGCATGGGCCGCCGTTTATCTTGGCTGTATTTTCTTTGTGATTCCTCTTCTAGTCATTCTCTTCACACGCAACTTCAGCTTCTGAACTACCCGGCCTCTGCGGTGAACATGCATTGCGGAGGTGCCTACTAAGCGATCACTATCTGCCCCAGCGATCACGTGATCACCAGTCGGACCGTGCTCATCCAAAGCTACACAGAGATTGCATGACCGCTAGGTTCTGATTGTGTTACCACCCTTGCCGGTCTCGTAGATTCGTGATATGTGCGATATGGTGAAGCCCGTGCCATGCATAAATAATCAGAAAATCCTGGCAGGAGCGGATTCCGTCTTCTGGGTGATCGACCTGGGATCCCCAGTCATCATCATCCATCGCCTGCATAAGCCTACACCACCGGCGATGCAGCGCGTCCAATAGGGCAAGTGATTCCTCCACTGGACCGTCACAAGCATCAGGTAAGCGGGCCCACTGATCTTGATCGTAGGCCTTAATCTTCGGCGAATCTTCGGTTAGCGCCCATCTAAAGCGAATATACGCATTTAGATGGCTGTCTGCAATATGATGTACAAGTTGCCGAACCGTCCAGCCATCGGGGCGATAGGGAGTCCCCAATTGATTGTCATTTAATCCTGCTACTGCTTGTCGAAGCAGCGCTGGAGCGGATGCAATTGCATCGATACGATTCTTTCGCTCTGATTCAGAGATTTCCTTCAGCAACTGAGGAGTGCCGATGGGATAACGTAATGGGTCAGGCATTTTCACTAAAGATTATTTACTGGTTTACTTTCCTCGTCCCCGCATTACATTGTGGCTACGAGGGCGACTCAACCCGCAATCATCATCTGAGGCAATGATGATTGCGGTGGATCAATTGTTTTCTCTATACGGATGGAGAAT includes:
- a CDS encoding T9SS type A sorting domain-containing protein, producing the protein MKCCCTARLAALLLVVLSMDAVAQTDDVESRPEVTVTDDDINADDVVRWTSDNVYVLDGLVIVEDGAQLHIAAGTVIKAEDRTGPDASALVIARGGQIFAEGTATQPIIFTSVQDRISSVDFLTYTDRGLWGGLVILGHATTNNPGDAAGDYKEIEGVNELVPDGDTRAEYGGDNDDDNSGVVRYTSIRHTGINIGESDGNEIQGLTLGGVGSGTVLENIEVYASGDDGVEFFGGTVNLKYFVSVFNSDDAIDWDQGWRGKGQFWFVLQAPDKAGAAAEQDGAGGDEFFKPYAIPRIYNVTYVGAGSDASPESDRGEMLMFRDNTGGFYHNSIFTQFNTDKGGHALQIEDIDKTGSTTEDSRRRFETGDLGLTHNIWWDFGVGPELTSWVAGSDQGFVAAVVSYLTSNGNTAADPQLRGIERGTEGTGMLDPRPHAGSPAFTNPRASYPENDAFFSATDYIGAFGHSNWLSGWTALDELGYLTDLATSVEGAFTEELPSEISLDQNYPNPFNPITTIKFNLDYTQNITLGVYDLRGRQIAQLINAPKTAGTYRVTFDGSQLASGLYIYQLQTENQVFTRKMTLLK
- a CDS encoding Na/Pi cotransporter family protein, whose translation is MAETTQKDPSGIKRFTPLLPVLGLLGVLFCFFVSLELMGTSMKLLGKGFAAQLIETTSNPFVALFIGILATSLVQSSSTVTSLVVSAVAGGGLTVAGAIPIVLGANVGTSVTNTIVSLGHIARKDEFGRAMGAATVHDFFNLLAVILFFPLELAFGFLSKSSAALTEGVTGVGGAELFDFVGQMTAPVVDSLVQLMLNSGVLVLILGVLLLFLSLRYLVVLLRSLFLGRSERLINKYLFGPAPIALIFGTLVTIMVQSSSITTSITVPLVGAGIVTVAQIFPFVLGANIGTTITALLAALVLASGGDTLGIAALQVALAHLIFNCCGVLTFLPVKKLRGIPIMMAEHLGALVVKNRAWAAVYLGCIFFVIPLLVILFTRNFSF
- a CDS encoding putative metal-dependent hydrolase encodes the protein MPDPLRYPIGTPQLLKEISESERKNRIDAIASAPALLRQAVAGLNDNQLGTPYRPDGWTVRQLVHHIADSHLNAYIRFRWALTEDSPKIKAYDQDQWARLPDACDGPVEESLALLDALHRRWCRLMQAMDDDDWGSQVDHPEDGIRSCQDFLIIYAWHGLHHIAHITNLRDRQGW